A stretch of the Thiocystis violascens DSM 198 genome encodes the following:
- a CDS encoding Fic family protein produces the protein MSPPNTEALLRSIVETGDSERLVKLFRNPSGPAPHGRYLHWDELRHRQPPPELGTEEWWLLVKTARRLLYKAVLIEDKAGQPFVFALADPILALLHRIDRDASGHILLAAPIANPETRDTYLVRSLIEEAINSSQLEGASTTRQVAKEMLRQGRRPRDKSERMIFNNFQAMRSISERLKEPLTPEAIFELHSILTRDTLDDPTAAGRLRRADERIDVVDHRDQRVLHVPPHADELPARLERLCDFANARDAEPFVPPIIRAILLHFALAYDHPFVDGNGRVARALFYWSALSQGYWLMEFVSISSILKQAPAQYARAYLFTETDESDVTYFLIHQLETIVAAMDGLHDYLRRKADEAMATEAMLQTSTRLRERLNHRQLALIRHALRHPNSVYTIEGHRQSHAVVYQTARSDLLQLAALGLVSQRKAGQAFVFEAPPDLTSRLEETESTLQQSDARFEMPANSSLKN, from the coding sequence ATGTCCCCGCCCAACACGGAAGCCCTGCTGCGCTCCATCGTCGAAACTGGCGATAGCGAGCGCCTTGTCAAACTGTTTCGCAATCCGTCGGGGCCGGCCCCGCACGGTCGCTATCTGCACTGGGATGAGTTGCGACATCGCCAGCCGCCCCCTGAACTCGGCACCGAGGAATGGTGGCTCTTGGTGAAGACCGCGCGGCGTCTGCTCTATAAAGCTGTCTTGATCGAGGACAAAGCCGGGCAGCCGTTCGTCTTCGCGCTCGCCGATCCAATCCTCGCTTTGCTGCATCGTATCGACCGGGACGCCTCCGGCCACATTCTTCTCGCAGCACCGATTGCGAATCCCGAGACCCGCGACACCTATCTGGTCCGGTCGCTGATCGAGGAGGCGATCAATTCCAGTCAACTGGAGGGCGCCTCGACCACCCGCCAGGTCGCGAAAGAGATGCTGCGCCAGGGGCGCCGCCCCAGGGACAAGAGCGAACGGATGATCTTCAACAATTTCCAGGCGATGCGCTCGATCTCCGAACGGCTCAAGGAACCGCTCACGCCTGAAGCCATCTTCGAACTGCACAGCATCCTGACCCGCGACACCCTGGACGATCCGACCGCAGCCGGACGCTTGCGCCGGGCGGACGAACGGATCGACGTGGTCGACCACAGGGACCAGCGCGTACTCCATGTCCCACCGCATGCCGATGAGCTACCCGCGCGGCTGGAACGTCTCTGCGATTTCGCGAATGCGCGCGACGCCGAACCCTTCGTGCCGCCCATCATCCGTGCGATCTTGCTTCACTTCGCGCTCGCTTACGATCACCCCTTCGTCGATGGCAATGGCCGGGTGGCGCGTGCGCTCTTCTATTGGTCGGCCTTGTCCCAGGGCTACTGGCTGATGGAGTTCGTGTCCATCTCCAGCATTCTGAAGCAGGCTCCCGCACAATATGCCCGTGCCTACCTTTTCACCGAAACCGATGAGTCCGACGTCACCTATTTCCTGATCCATCAACTGGAAACCATCGTCGCCGCCATGGACGGGCTCCATGACTATCTGCGGCGTAAAGCCGATGAGGCAATGGCCACCGAAGCCATGCTGCAAACCTCCACGCGGTTGCGCGAGCGCCTCAATCACCGTCAGTTGGCGCTCATCCGTCACGCGCTCCGGCACCCAAACTCGGTTTACACCATCGAGGGGCACCGCCAAAGTCACGCCGTCGTCTACCAAACCGCACGCTCGGATCTGCTGCAACTGGCCGCGTTGGGTTTAGTCTCCCAACGCAAGGCGGGGCAGGCGTTCGTCTTCGAAGCGCCACCGGATCTTACGAGTCGTCTGGAGGAAACGGAATCCACCCTTCAACAGTCGGACGCTCGGTTCGAGATGCCGGCGAATTCCTCTCTCAAGAATTGA